The Aerococcus loyolae genome contains the following window.
TTAGGAGAAAGTGATCTCGCTGCCTTTCGCCGCCAGGAGTTGGGCTTTGTCTTCCAAGACTTTAATATGCTGGACACTTTCACCAACCGGGATAATATTCTCCTACCCTTGGTGCTTTCCAATATGGATTACCCGGAAATGGAGCGACGTTTAGCTAAAATTGCGCCCTTACTCGGGATCGAAGACCTTTTGGACAAATATCCCTATCAGATTTCTGGTGGGCAACAGCAGCGGGTGGCCATTGGTCGGGCCATTATTACCCAACCCAGCCTAATTCTTGCTGATGAACCCACTGGGGCTTTGGATTCTAAAAACAGTGAAGCAATCATGAAGCTCTTTACTCAGTTAAACCAGCAAGGCATGACCATCTTCATGGTGACCCATTCCTTGCGCTGTGCGGCTTATGCTAAGCGCGTCCTCTTTATTAAGGATGGGGTGGTCTACCATGAAATTTACCGGGGTGAGGATTCTTTGGCTAACTTCCAGGAGAAGATCGCCGATAGTCTCTCCTTTTTAAACCGGGAGGAGGGCTAGTATGAACCGACGCCTAATCTGGCAGTTAGCCAAACGTAATTTAAAGGTCAGCAAGATGATTATCCTGCCTTTTCTCTTGGTGAATGTGCTTTTATTTGCCTTACAGTATGTGATGATTTCCTTAATCGGCAACCAATTTGTCCTCGAGCGAAATCCTTATTTCTCAACAGTGATGGCCTTTGCGGCTGGTATTAGTTTCTTCTTAGCCCTAGCTTTTATCCTCTATGCCAACAACTTTATCCAGAAGCGGCGTAGCCAGGAGTTTGCCCTCTATAGTGTTTTGGGTATGGAAAAGCGGCATATGAAGTCTCTCCTTGCTAGGGAAAGTCTCTTACAACTGGGATTTATCCTTCCTTTATCCCTAGTTGGTGGCCATCTCATTGGAACCTT
Protein-coding sequences here:
- a CDS encoding ABC transporter ATP-binding protein translates to MLLNVIHLEKIYGQGGNATTALRDVTFQAEAGEFVAIMGESGSGKSTLLNIIATLDKATGGQVFLNNQSLAALGESDLAAFRRQELGFVFQDFNMLDTFTNRDNILLPLVLSNMDYPEMERRLAKIAPLLGIEDLLDKYPYQISGGQQQRVAIGRAIITQPSLILADEPTGALDSKNSEAIMKLFTQLNQQGMTIFMVTHSLRCAAYAKRVLFIKDGVVYHEIYRGEDSLANFQEKIADSLSFLNREEG